A window of Tursiops truncatus isolate mTurTru1 chromosome 8, mTurTru1.mat.Y, whole genome shotgun sequence contains these coding sequences:
- the TMX2 gene encoding thioredoxin-related transmembrane protein 2 isoform X1 has translation MFLSAIVMMKNRRSITVEQHIGNIFMFSKVANAILFFRLDIRVGLLYLTLCIVFLMTCKPPLYMGPEYIKYFNDKTIDEELEQDKRVTWIVEFFANWSNDCQSFAPIYADLSLKYNCTGLSFGKVDVGRYTDVSTRYQVSMSPLTKQLPTLILFQGGKEVMRRPQIDKKGRAVSWTFSEENVIREFNLNELYQRAKKLSKAGDNIPEEHPVAPVPTAVPDEESKKDK, from the exons ATGTTCCTCAGTGCCATTGTAATGATGAAGAACCGCAGATCCA TCACTGTGGAGCAACATATCGGCAACATCTTCATGTTTAGTAAAGTGGCCAATGCGATTCTTTTCTTCCGCCTGGATATTCGCGTGGGCCTGCTTTATCTCACGCTCTGCATAG TGTTCCTGATGACATGCAAACCCCCATTGTATATGGGCCCTGAGTACATCAAGTACTTCAATGATAAAACCATTGAT GAAGAGCTGGAGCAGGACAAGAGGGTCACTTGGATCGTGGAGTTCTTTGCCAATTGGTCTAATGACTGCCAGTCATTTGCTCCTATCTACGCTGATCTGTCCCTCAA GTACAACTGTACAGGGCTAAGTTTTGGGAAGGTGGACGTTGGACGCTACACTGATGTTAGTACACG GTACCAAGTGAGCATGTCACCCCTCACCAAGCAGCTCCCTACCCTGATCCTATTCCAAGGTGGAAAGGAGGTCATGCGGCGGCCACAGATTGACAAAAAAGGACGAGCTGTCTCTTGGACTTTCTCTGAG GAGAATGTGATCCGAGAATTCAACTTGAATGAGCTATATCAACGGGCCAAGAAGCTGTCAAAGGCTGGAGATAATATCCCCGAGGAGCACCCTGTGGCCCCAGTGCCCACTGCAGTGCCAGATGAGGAGAGCAAGAAGGACAAATAG
- the SELENOH gene encoding selenoprotein H isoform X1, with product MASRGRKRKAEAALAAAAEKREKPASSQKEVEEASVVIEHCMSURVYGRNAAALSQALRLEAPELPVKVNPTKPRRGSFEVTLLRPDGSTSVPGDVGAFMTGHGQTSVMCLKLWFLLQKRRFSCEAIL from the exons ATGGCTTCCCGCGGGAGGAAGCGGAAGGCCGAGGCGGCGCTGGCCGCAGCGGCCGAGAAGCGGGAGAAGCCGGCTagcagccagaaggaagtggaggAGGCGAGCGTCGTTATCGAGCATTG CATGAGCTGACGCGTCTACGGGCGCAACGCCGCGGCCCTGAGCCAGGCGCTGCGCCTGGAGGCCCCGGAGCTTCCAGTGAAGGTGAACCCTACCAAGCCCCGGAGGGGCAGCTTCGAGGTGACACTGCTGCGACCCGACGGCAGCA CCTCTGTCCCTGGTGATGTTGGAGCATTTATGACGGGACATGGCCAAACTTCAGTCATGTGCCTGAAGCTGTGGTTTCTTCTCCAGAAACGGCGGTTCAGTTGTGAGGCAATCCTCTAG
- the SELENOH gene encoding selenoprotein H isoform X2, whose translation MASRGRKRKAEAALAAAAEKREKPASSQKEVEEASVVIEHCMSURVYGRNAAALSQALRLEAPELPVKVNPTKPRRGSFEVTLLRPDGSSAELWTGIKKGPPRKLKFPEPQEVVKELKKYLS comes from the exons ATGGCTTCCCGCGGGAGGAAGCGGAAGGCCGAGGCGGCGCTGGCCGCAGCGGCCGAGAAGCGGGAGAAGCCGGCTagcagccagaaggaagtggaggAGGCGAGCGTCGTTATCGAGCATTG CATGAGCTGACGCGTCTACGGGCGCAACGCCGCGGCCCTGAGCCAGGCGCTGCGCCTGGAGGCCCCGGAGCTTCCAGTGAAGGTGAACCCTACCAAGCCCCGGAGGGGCAGCTTCGAGGTGACACTGCTGCGACCCGACGGCAGCA GCGCGGAGCTCTGGACTGGGATTAAGAAGGGGCCCCCACGTAAACTCAAGTTCCCTGAACCTCAAGAGGTGGTGAAGGAGCTGAAGAAGTACCTTTCGTAG
- the BTBD18 gene encoding BTB/POZ domain-containing protein 18, whose product MSSPASPKILYRNPRFLRLAFLQLHHQQQSGVFCDVLLQAEGEAVPAHCCILSACSPFFTERLERERPAQGRKVVLELGGLKIRTLRKLVDFLYTSEMEVSREEAQDVLSAARQLRVSELESLHLEGGKLVKAPQGRRLNRECLQPPSAAPISARVVASICRPRTPLPVTQTPCPLGAVRLKSSGKEEGPQENNRQNTENLSGTLLLKRKARACPTPQEKGSSPSSHSQGPKENKSYPALGPTALSPPSLYPSVDERLLPRKIRLSRSKLSPDVCTSKPAGLLSGPSSVPPAPGRRLWRQKSIKKEAPEDKQKTGRTSPLQSTPSQSGLGKSGGNRKQSPEVRAPNSDPAEGQVGRVKLRKIVNGTCWEVVQEPPLKNSPDSPQIPEPEDSEEPPGTRPSSGNEQEVTSARIELCEDSPMHSRLQDILLSASHSPDNPVVKSGFGSSPELTGQEPGLDIDCREPYAFDTALLGQPCEAEEYRITSAAATSELEEILDFMLCGSDIEPPIGSLESPRAEGCRTPSYHLTETGKNWIEGEEWCLPDVELWPREITGLEKEPAGENKGPTEPFSPLVMASEVSEGEVLSMGGSWTPDLEIPSSQPLDGQRDKLFHINSLDPPQRSYGDLLPPCSNWVETGLEVSLTPDEVLYPAPEASKGGFSNSELLDPLPASPEEEEIDVVDSMSEGIVPMSIPSVWPDPSSESETEVDILT is encoded by the exons ATGTCCTCTCCTGCCAGTCCCAAAATCCTATACAGGAATCCCCGGTTCCTCCGGCTAGCTTTTCTGCAGCTTCATCACCAGCAACAGAGTGGTGTGTTCTGTGATGTCCTTCTGCAGGCAGAAG GTGAGGCCGTCCCAGCCCATTGCTGCATCCTTTCGGCCTGCAGCCCCTTCTTCACAGAGCGCCTGGAGCGGGAGAGGCCAGCTCAGGGTCGGAAGGTGGTGCTCGAGCTGGGGGGCCTGAAGATCAGGACACTTAGGAAGCTGGTGGACTTCCTGTATACCTCAGAGATGGAAGTATCTCGAGAAGAAGCCCAGGATGTGCTTTCTGCTGCCCGGCAGCTCCGTGTATCTGAGCTAGAATCCCTCCATCTAGAGGGTGGGAAGTTGGTGAAGGCCCCTCAGGGTCGAAGACTGAACAGGGAGTGCCTACAACCTCCAAGTGCTGCTCCCATCTCTGCCAGGGTGGTGGCATCCATCTGCCGCCCGCGAACTCCACTGCCTGTTACCCAGACTCCCTGTCCTCTTGGGGCAGTGAGATTGAAGTCCtcggggaaggaggaggggcccCAGGAGAACAACCGACAGAACACAGAGAACCTGTCGGGCACGCTTCTGCTCAAGAGGAAGGCCAGAGCCTGCCCAACTCCACAAGAAAAAGGCTCTTCACCATCAAGCCACAGTCAGGGACCTAAAGAGAACAAAAGTTACCCTGCCCTTGGTCCTACAGCACTTTCCCCACCCAGCTTGTACCCCTCTGTGGACGAGCGACTGTTGCCCAGGAAGATCAGGCTGAGCCGCTCAAAGCTGTCTCCTGATGTCTGTACGTCCAAGCCTGCCGGCCTTTTAAGTGGACCCAGCTCagtacccccagcccctggccggCGTCTCTGGCGGCAGAAGAGTATAAAGAAAGAAGCACCAGAGGACAAGCAGAAAACAGGGCGAACTAGTCCTCTACAGAGCACCCCAAGCCAGTCTGGTCTTGGAAAGTCGGGTGGGAACAGGAAGCAGAGCCCTGAGGTCAGGGCACCTAACTCAGACCCCGCAGAGGGGCAGGTCGGCAGAGTGAAGCTTCGCAAGATCGTCAACGGGACCTGCTGGGAGGTAGTTCAAGAGCCTCCCCtcaaaaactctccagatagcCCTCAGATCCCAGAACCTGAAGACTCAGAAGAGCCTCCAGGGACTCGGCCGTCCTCAGGTAACGAGCAGGAAGTGACATCTGCTAGAATAGAGCTGTGTGAGGACTCCCCCATGCACTCTAGGCTACAAGACATCCTGCTCTCTGCTAGCCACTCCCCGGACAACCCAGTGGTGAAGTCCGGGTTTGGGTCCAGTCCAGAGCTGACAGGGCAGGAACCGGGACTGGATATTGACTGCAGAGAGCCCTATGCATTTGACACAGCCCTGCTCGGGCAGCCGTGCGAGGCTGAGGAGTACCGAATCACCAGTGCTGCCGCCACCAGTGAGCTGGAGGAAATCCTGGACTTCATGCTCTGTGGCTCAGACATCGAGCCACCCATAGGGTCTCTGGAGAGTCCCCGGGCTGAGGGCTGCAGGACCCCTAGTTATCACCTGACAGAAACAGGAAAGAACTGGATTGAAGGGGAAGAATGGTGTTTGCCAGACGTGGAGCTCTGGCCCAGGGAAATCACAGGATTGGAAAAGGAACCTGCTGGTGAGAACAAAGGGCCAACTGAGCCTTTTAGCCCCCTTGTCATGGCCTCTGAGGTGAGTGAAGGGGAGGTGCTTTCAATGGGAGGCTCTTGGACTCCAGACCTGGAAATTCCCAGCTCCCAGCCACTGGATGGTCAGAGAGACAAACTTTTCCACATCAACTCCCTTGACCCTCCCCAAAGGTCCTATGGGGACCTCTTACCTCCCTGTTCAAACTGGGTGGAGACTGGGCTGGAAGTGTCCCTAACTCCGGATGAAGTATTATACCCTGCTCCAGAGGCAAGCAAGGGGGGATTTAGCAACTCTGAGTTGTTGGATCCACTTCCTGCTAGCCCTGAAGAGGAAGAGATTGATGTGGTGGACTCGATGTCAGAGGGAATTGTGCCCATGAGTATTCCCTCCGTATGGCCCGACCCTTCCTCAGAGTCAGAAACAGAGGTGGACATACTAACGTAA